The Oryzias latipes chromosome 1, ASM223467v1 genome contains a region encoding:
- the fam160a1 gene encoding protein FAM160A1, with amino-acid sequence MASVVANGNQERQSLVLRGVDPETCMIVFKNHWAQVVKILEKHDPLRSSSTLPSLSVINLSHGSGGSSRFGAIPGDEASAVQNYVEHMLFLLMEEECGEAGAMGPILEFVVMENVMERLFVWSLRREFTDDMKLEQLKMYEMLVGQARQPLLHHKPILRPLMMLLSSCSTTTAPAVEAELVLLLNQLCCVLAKDPSILELFFHTSEDQGATNFLIFSLLIPFIHRKGTVGQQARDALLLIMSLSSENERVAKHIAENTYFCPVLATGLSGLYSSLPTKLEVPSEEWHCLHKEDWLQMPSLVQFLNSLEFCNAVIQVAHPSIRDQLLDYIYNGFLVPVLAPALHKLTLEEVMTTTAYLDLFLRSVSEPALLQTFLSFILLHQHEAVHILDTLVSRVNTPFQLGLVSLSFFRTLIGLYCEDVMLQLILRYLIPCNHMMLSQRRVVRERDFYSASAAKILALTPSCCSPDHSPPPLRQLDSILFSKGSDTPSSSSSTEKSQIFVEVDDGSGISCTIGSEIYLDVSYLHYLYDARLSISSCMRACRVWSAPYDGEEPPPDKYQPGVLEEPGRQAQASLKGVPKLRLPHPRPSPPTSLEASSTNPVELEWDDSYDVCSVQTAEAPAESKPPPPLPAEPPKHIQEMRRTAIMLVKGSYIEENDFQDDVMVYDLVAKKDSTDLECTKHLPNGSSSEETQQGSADVPPRKASMTSGVSDKGKKGLETKFKGPTDCNANLQNAAAVEAREDFLDQYEELIRTLDTESGGKPATAEGDRPVEEGTDEEEMDFTSFSAETPEQDKPQPPFGMVNKFRSGSTNKNPAVPFTGPFISVLLSRLENMLSNPLHVNLLLTGILAQLAAYPQPLLRSFLLNTNLVFQPTVRSLYQVLATVKNQIEEEAARRKDFTELITAAQHWLLAREASSITAADKSSSSGSNHHDGGRILKNSPPAKPKTISEEQTEVFATVLFTEFLKELAAIAQEHSILSCIPMEE; translated from the exons ATGGCCTCTGTGGTCGCCAATGGAAACCAAGAAAGACAGTCTCTGGTTTTGAGAGGGGTGGATCCAGAGACTTGTATGATTGTGTTCAAGAACCACTGGGCTCAG GTGGTGAAGATCCTTGAAAAGCATGACCCCCTCCGTAGCAGCTCCACCCTGCCCTCCCTGAGTGTCATCAACCTCAGCCACGGCTCTGGTGGCAGCTCCCGCTTTGGCGCCATCCCCGGAGACGAGGCGAGCGCTGTGCAGAACTACGTCGAGCACATGCTCTTCCTGCTGATGGAGGAGGAGTGCGGGGAGGCCGGCGCCATGGGCCCCATCCTGGAGTTTGTGGTGATGGAGAACGTGATGGAGCGCCTGTTCGTGTGGAGCCTCCGCAGGGAGTTCACAGACGACATGAAACTGGAGCAGCTCAAGATGTACGAGATGCTGGTGGGCCAAGCCCGCCAGCCTCTGCTGCATCACAAACCCATCCTGCGGCCGCTCATGATGCTGCTGTCCTCCTGCTCGACCACGACGGCACCCGCCGTGGAAGCCGAGCTGGTGCTGCTCCTAAACCAGCTGTGCTGCGTTCTGGCGAAAGACCCGTCCATCCTGGAGCTGTTTTTCCACACCAGCGAGGACCAGGGAGCCACGAACTTCCTCATCTTCTCCCTCCTCATCCCCTTCATTCACAGAAAGGGAACAGTGGGCCAGCAAGCCAGAGATGCTCTGCTGCTCATTATGTCGTTATCTTCTGAGAACGAGCGAGTGGCCAAGCACATCGCAGAGAACACCTACTTTTGCCCG GTGCTGGCCACAGGACTGAGCGGCCTGTACTCCTCTCTGCCCACCAAACTGGAGGTGCCCAGTGAAGAGTGGCACTGCCTCCACAAAGAGGACTGGCTGCAGATGCCCTCATTGGTGCAGTTTCTTAATTCACTGGAATTCTGTAATGCTGTGATTCAG GTGGCTCATCCTTCCATCAGAGACCAGCTGCTAGATTACATCTATAATGGTTTCCTTGTTCCTGTCCTAGCACCAGCTCTGCACAAG CTCACGCTAGAGGAAGTGATGACCACCACAGCGTACCTGGACCTCTTTCTGAGAAGTGTGTCTGAGCCGGCCCTGCTGCAGACCTTCCTGTCCTTCATCCTGCTCCATCAACACGAGGCCGTCCACATTTTAGACACGCTGGTCAGCCGCGTCAACACCCCATTTCAG TTGGGCCTCGTATCGCTGTCATTTTTCCGCACTCTCATTGGCTTATACTGTGAAGATGTGATGCTGCAGCTCATACTGAG GTACCTGATCCCCTGCAATCACATGATGTTGAGTCAAAGGCGCGTGGTGAGGGAAAGGGACTTCTACTCAGCATCAGCAGCAAAGATCCTGGCCCTGACGCCGTCCTGCTGCTCACCTGATCACAGCCCCCCACCCCTACGACAGCTGGACTCCATCCTCTTCTCCAAAGGGTCAGACACTcccagcagctccagcagcacAG AGAAGTCTCAGATCTTCGTGGAAGTGGACGATGGCTCTGGAATCTCCTGCACCATTGGCTCCGAAATCTACCTTGATGTCAGTTACCTTCATTACCTCTACGATGCTCGCCTGAGCATCAGCAGCTGTATGCGGGCCTGCCGGGTTTGGTCGGCGCCGTACGACGGGGAGGAACCGCCTCCGGACAAATACCAGCCGGGGGTGCTGGAAGAGCCGGGCCGACAAGCGCAGGCGTCTTTGAAGGGAGTCCCAAAGCTGCGCTTGCCCCATCCACGACCAAGCCCACCAACAAGTCTAGAAGCCTCTTCCACCAACCCAGTGGAGCTGGAGTGGGACGATAGTTACGACGTGTGCTCGGTTCAGACGGCCGAGGCTCCTGCAGAGAGCAAGCCCCCGCCGCCACTTCCTGCTGAGCCCCCAAAGCACATCCAAGAAATGAGGAGAACTGCTATAATGCTGGTGAAGGGCTCCTACATCGAGGAAAACGACTTCCAGGATGATGTCATGGTTTATGATCTTGTTGCTAAGAAAGACTCCACAGATTTGGAGTGCACAAAACACCTGCCCAACGGTTCCTCGTCAGAGGAAACCCAGCAAGGATCAGCAGATGTTCCTCCCAGAAAAGCATCGATGACGTCTGGGGTTAGTGACAAAGGCAAAAAGGGCTTGGAGACAAAGTTCAAAGGTCCGACTGATTGTAACGCCAATCTCCAAAACGCCGCTGCAGTGGAGGCAAGGGAGGATTTTTTGGATCAGTACGAGGAGCTCATTCGCACTCTAGACACAGAATCGGGGGGAAAACCAGCAACAGCCGAGGGAGACAGGCCTGTGGAGGAGGGCACAGACGAGGAGGAGATGGACTTCACTTCCTTCTCCGCTGAAACCCCAGAGCAAGACAAACCGCAGCCACCCTTTGGAATGGTTAATAAGTTTCGCAGTGGAAGTACAAACAAAAATCCTGCTGTGCCTTTCACAG GTCCTTTCATAAGCGTGCTGCTGTCCCGTCTGGAGAATATGCTCTCAAACCCGCTTCACgtcaacctgctgctgaccGGCATCCTGGCCCAGCTGGCCGCCTACCCTCAGCCTCTCCTTCGCTCATTCCTCCTCAACACCAACTTGGTTTTTCAGCCGACTGTTCGCTCCCTCTACCAG gtgcTAGCCACCGTAAAGAACCAGATTGAAGAGGAGGCTGCCAGAAGGAAGGATTTTACTGAGCTGATCACTGCTGCCCAACACTGGCTGCTGGCAAGGGAGGCTTCATCCATTACAGCAGCAG ATAAAAGCAGTAGCAGTGGCTCCAACCACCACGATGGAGGAAGGATCCTAAAGAATTCACCACCCGCTAAACCCAAAACCATCTCTGAGGAGCAGACGGAGGTCTTTGCAACCGTCCTCTTCACAGAGTTCCTCAAAGAGCTGGCAGCCATCGCACAGGAGCACTCCATCTTGTCTTGCATTCCTATGGAAGAGTAG
- the gatb gene encoding glutamyl-tRNA(Gln) amidotransferase subunit B, mitochondrial isoform X3, producing MIRKSVQIKQIQLEQDSGKSLHDDDRSQTLIDLNRAGVGLMELVMEPEMKSGEEAAAAIRELQLILQALGTCQGNMSEGQLRVDANVSVHRPGEPLGIRTEVKNINSIRYLARAIDYEIQRQIDAVQSGRAVQNETRAYDSKSGETVPMREKEGLQDYRFMPEPNLPALIVYEDNASLPTGIDPSQAVVVQKIKDRLPELPGVKRDRLVQTYGILPEHSFTLVNEDGLMEYFETLMKTTQREPRKVIGWVTNELLGHLKQRDMSVSQSPISPAHLAELLKLQETGRISSSAAKQVFQEMWRSGGKTAWQIVQEQELGLVHDSAQLHSICQKVVDSHPDEVHAVRNGNKKVLNKLIGLVQKETKGRADPVLVKEILQQMTQ from the exons TCAAACAGATCCAGCTGGAGCAGGACAGTGGCAAGAGTCTGCACGACGACGACCGGAGCCAGACCCTCATAGATCTCAACAGAGCAG GTGTGGGTCTAATGGAACTGGTAATGGAGCCAGAGATGAAGAGCGGAGAGGAGGCCGCTGCAGCCATCAGGGAGCTTCAGCTCATCCTGCAGGCTCTGGGCACCTGTCAAGGCAACATGTCGG AGGGCCAGCTGAGAGTGGACGCCAACGTGTCCGTCCACAGACCAGGAGAGCCTCTGGGCATCAGGACCGAGGTGAAGAACATCAACAGCATCCGATATCTGGCCAGAGCGATTG ACTATGAGATCCAGAGACAGATTGATGCCGTGCAGAGCGGGCGGGCGGTGCAGAACGAGACACGGGCGTATGATTCCAAATCAGG GGAAACGGTTCCAATGAGGGAGAAAGAGGGCCTTCAGGATTACAG GTTCATGCCAGAGCCAAACCTCCCCGCCCTGATTGTGTACGAGGATAACGCATCGCTGCCCACCGGCATTGATCCCAGCCAGGCGGTGGTGGTGCAGAAGATAAAAGACAGGCTGCCAGAGTTACCTGGTGTCAAAAGAGACAGGCTGGTGCAGACATACGGCATCCTGCCAGAGCACAGCTTCACTCTGGTG AATGAGGATGGGTTGATGGAGTACTTTGAGACGTTGATGAAAACAACCCAGAGGGAGCCCAGGAAGGTGATTGGCTGGGTGACAAATGagttgttaggtcaccttaagcAGCGAGACATGAGTGTGAGCCAGAG CCCAATTTCTCCTGCGCATTTGGCTgagctgctgaagctgcaggagacggGACGTATCTCCTCTTCGGCTGCTAAGCAG GTGTTTCAGGAGATGTGGAGGTCTGGAGGAAAAACGGCCTGGCAGATCGTCCAGGAGCAGGAGCTAGGGCTTGTCCACGACTCTGCGCAGCTCCACAGCATCTGTCAGAAGGTGGTGGATTCACATCCGGATGAG GTTCATGCCGTCAGAAACGGAAACAAGAAAGTCCTCAACAAGTTGATCGGTCTGGTCCAGAAAGAGACTAAAGGAAGAGCTGACCCAGTTCTGGTGAAGGAAATCCTGCAGCAGATGACACAATGA